The Parafrankia irregularis nucleotide sequence ACACGATGGCGACCCGCCCGGCGCGCGGGATCGCCTCCGTCCCGAACTGCTCGACGATCCAGCTGGTCCGGGCGCTGCACCCGCTGCGAGCGCTCGGCAACCTGGAACGGCTCGTCGTGGCGAGCTACCAGGCGGCGTCCGGTGGTGGGCTGCGCGGCCTGGAGGAGCTGGCTTCGACGTCCCGCGAGGTCCTCGACGGCGGGGAGCCTGCGGAGACGCCGAGCAGGTTCGGGCGCACGCTCGCGTTCAACCTGGTGCCCGAGATCGGCCTGCGCGACGACGCCGGGATCTCCCACGAGGAGCACAAGCTGCGCCGCGAGCCCCGCAAGATCCTCGACCTGCCGGCGCTGCGGGTCGCCGCGACGGCGGTACGCGTGCCGGTGGTCAACGGGCACTCCGAGGCGGTGCACATCACCTTCGACCGGCCCGTCACCGCCGCCGACGCGCTCGACGCGCTGCGCGCCGCCCCCGGCGTGCGGGCCTACGGCGAGGACGAGGGATACCCGCGGCCGCGGCAGGTGTGCTCCTCGGTGGAGTCCAGCTCGCTGGTGCACGTCGGACGGATCCGCGCCGACCTGGACGACCCGTGCTCGCTGCTGCTGTGGGTCGTCGCCGACAACCTCATGGTCGGCGCCGCGCTGACCGCCGTGGAGATCGCCCGGCTCGCCACCGAGTCCACATGGATGTGACGACCGAGCCCGCGCCTGCACCCGCCATCGTCCTGAAGTTCGGGGGCGCGTCGTTCGCCGCCCCCAGCTCGCACCGGCTCATCGCCCGGTACGTCGCGGACCGCCTCACGGGCGGCGGCACCGGTACCGGGGCCGGAGGCGGTACCGGGGCCGGGGCCGGAGGCGGTACCGGGGCCGGAGGCCGCGCGCGGGCGGTGGTCGTGGTCAGCGCGGTGGCCGGCGAGACGGACCGGCTGTCCGCGCTGGTCCGCTCCGTCTCGGCCGACCCCGACCGGGACCTGCTCGGCACCGCGCTGATGACCGGGGAGACCGTCAACGTCGCGCTCATGACCGCCGCGCTGCGCGACGCCGGCCTGCCCGCCCTCGCGCTGACCGCCGCCGACACCGGGTTCCGCGGAACCGGCGAGCCGCACCACGCCGACCTCGCCGAGATCGATCCGGCCATGCTGACGAAGCTCGCCGAACCGGGCCAGGTGCTGGTCATCCCCGGCGGCCAGGCCGTCGGGCCGGACGGGCACCCGGTCATGCTCGGCCGCAACAGCTCCGACCTCTCCGCGATCGCCGCCGCGGCCGCGCTCGGAGCGCCGGCCTGCGAGATCTTCTCCGACTCCCGCGGCATCTGCACCGCCGACCCGCACCTGGTGCCGGACGCCCGCACGCTGGCGCACCTGCCCTACGACATGATGATCACCATGTCGCGGCACGGGGCGAAGGTCCTGCACCACTCGGCCGTCGCCTGGGCCCGCGACCACGGCGTGGACATCCGGTGCCGTTCACTGCTGCCCGACGGGCAGCTGCACTCGGTGGTGGGCGGTTCCGCGGAACCGCACCAGCGCGAAACCGCGGCCCAGGCGCCAGCGCAGGCGCCGACGTCGGCTCGCGGCGGCGCCGTCGTCGTGCACCGCACCGGGGTGGTGTGGGAGGGAGCCGCAAAGCAGATCCGTTCGGCGGTGAAGTGGGTGAACGGGGTGGGCCGCTCCGACGGTGACGTCGTCGTTGTCCCCCCGGCCGCCGGCTCCGCGGTGGCCCACCTCGTCGTCGCCGACACCCTGCGGGACCTGACCGGCCTCTCCCTGCGACGCACCGACCTGCGCCTGGTCACGACCATGTTCCCCGACGGCCGACTGGACCTGCGGCTGGTCCCGGCGGCCGAGGTCACCTCAGTGGCCCGAGCCCAGCACGGCCTCGTCGTCAGCGCCTGACCAGACCTGTCGCTGACCACCAGCGGCGCCGGGCCCGCGCGGGGCTGTGGTGAGCCCCGCGCGAGAGTCCTCAGGACTTCCGGGCGATCCCGCCGTACATGTGGACGTGCGCGTCGTCCGTGGCGGCCGCCGCGGAGTCGGGATGCCAGTGGTTGACGAGAACAACGCCGGGATCGATGAGCTCAAGGCCGGCGAACAGGCTTTCCGCCCGGGCCTTGTCCCGCGCCACCAGCGGGATGCCGTTGGCGTTGTAGGCGGCCACGCCCACCCGCACCTCCTCCGGCGCGCTGTCGGCCGTGCAGGTGGACAGCGCCAGAATGCTCCCGGGCGCCAGCGGCGCCATGAGCTGCTCGATGAGGGACCGGACGACATCGTCGTCGACGATGAAGTGGACGATCGCGATCAGGCTGACCGCCACCGGCTGGGAGAGGTCGATGGTCTCCTGAAGCTGCACGGAGCCCAGAATCGCCGCCGGGTCACCGAAGTCCGCATCGAGATAGGACGTCCGCCCTTCCGCCGAGCTGGTGAGCAGGGCACGCGCGTGCACCAGCACGATGGGGTCGTTGTCGACGTAGAGGATCCGCGCTTCGGGCGCGGCCTCCTGGACGACCTCGTGCAGGTTGGGCGGGGTCGGCAGGCCGGTTCCGATGTCCAGGAACTGGCGGAAGCCGTGTTCTTCGGCCAGGACTCGGGCGACCCTGGCCATGAAACTCCGGTTCGACCGCATGGATACCGGGAGATGCGGCCAGTCCTTGACAATATCTTCGGCAGCGGCACGGTCCGCTGGAAAGTTGTCCTTGCCGCCCAGGATGTAGTCGTAAACCCGGGCCGAGTGCGGAACGTCAGTCCTCAGATCCACGCCCGCCGGGACCCAGTCCGGCGCAGCTGAGCCGGAGTTCCACCCCTCGTCACTTGCAGTCACAGATCCCCCTGTCTCCGGCCCCCGCACAGGCCCATAAGTCATGTCAAACCTTCCCATAACCCCATTGGGGGAACTCGGAAGGGTCGCGAAAAAGGCTGTCGGAGTTCGGCCGGAACACCGATCCGAGGCAAGCTCACAGTGCCGTTCTCCGAACGGACCCTTTGACCTGCGGAAATGCGTCCACCGCGGCGAGCGGGTCCGGATCCTCAGCGATACCCACCCGCCCGTGGTCCGCATCGAGACAGGCCGTCCGCTGCCTCGACGAGACACCCGCCGGCGGCCTCATAGCCCTCCGGGCTGACCGGGGACCTCCCCGCGTGCTCCCCGGGAAATCCTGTGGCCCTGCTGGTGCCCAGGTCACTACGTTGCCCGCGTGAAGGACGTCCCCTGGCGGGTGCGGCAGTACTGTTATTTCTGGATCTCCAGCGAGGTCGTTTCGGCCGCGGAGGTCACCGAGGCTCTCGGCCTGACGCC carries:
- a CDS encoding aspartate-semialdehyde dehydrogenase, with translation MNIAVIGATGVVGKQCLQLLDAGALPGVERVIPVASGRSAGRDLTAEYGLDLKVEPVVALADFDPAAADLAGLDLAIFSAGAPISLELGPKVAAAGALVVDNSSAFRMEDDVPLVVPQVNPHTMATRPARGIASVPNCSTIQLVRALHPLRALGNLERLVVASYQAASGGGLRGLEELASTSREVLDGGEPAETPSRFGRTLAFNLVPEIGLRDDAGISHEEHKLRREPRKILDLPALRVAATAVRVPVVNGHSEAVHITFDRPVTAADALDALRAAPGVRAYGEDEGYPRPRQVCSSVESSSLVHVGRIRADLDDPCSLLLWVVADNLMVGAALTAVEIARLATESTWM
- a CDS encoding amino acid kinase family protein, coding for MDVTTEPAPAPAIVLKFGGASFAAPSSHRLIARYVADRLTGGGTGTGAGGGTGAGAGGGTGAGGRARAVVVVSAVAGETDRLSALVRSVSADPDRDLLGTALMTGETVNVALMTAALRDAGLPALALTAADTGFRGTGEPHHADLAEIDPAMLTKLAEPGQVLVIPGGQAVGPDGHPVMLGRNSSDLSAIAAAAALGAPACEIFSDSRGICTADPHLVPDARTLAHLPYDMMITMSRHGAKVLHHSAVAWARDHGVDIRCRSLLPDGQLHSVVGGSAEPHQRETAAQAPAQAPTSARGGAVVVHRTGVVWEGAAKQIRSAVKWVNGVGRSDGDVVVVPPAAGSAVAHLVVADTLRDLTGLSLRRTDLRLVTTMFPDGRLDLRLVPAAEVTSVARAQHGLVVSA
- a CDS encoding SAM-dependent methyltransferase; the encoded protein is MTYGPVRGPETGGSVTASDEGWNSGSAAPDWVPAGVDLRTDVPHSARVYDYILGGKDNFPADRAAAEDIVKDWPHLPVSMRSNRSFMARVARVLAEEHGFRQFLDIGTGLPTPPNLHEVVQEAAPEARILYVDNDPIVLVHARALLTSSAEGRTSYLDADFGDPAAILGSVQLQETIDLSQPVAVSLIAIVHFIVDDDVVRSLIEQLMAPLAPGSILALSTCTADSAPEEVRVGVAAYNANGIPLVARDKARAESLFAGLELIDPGVVLVNHWHPDSAAAATDDAHVHMYGGIARKS